A genome region from Nocardia sp. NBC_01730 includes the following:
- a CDS encoding SDR family NAD(P)-dependent oxidoreductase has protein sequence MSTTDLTGKVALVTGASRGLGLAIARGLCDAGSTVIVSSRKLAACEQAVTSLGDCGPGSAHPLELHVGRWDSIEPAVDRVIAEFGRLDVVVNNAGIAPLAENLASVTEGLWDKTIEVNLKGPFRLMAVAGARMAAAGGGSIINISSIGAVRPSPPEAMYAAAKNGLNALTMAFAQEYAPTVRVNCVMPGGFATDMSEHWDDEFVGKIVRRLPAGRLGRPDEIAGLVAHLASDAAGYTTGAIIPVDGGRTAVY, from the coding sequence ATGAGCACAACGGATCTGACCGGGAAGGTCGCTTTGGTCACCGGCGCCAGCCGCGGACTCGGCCTGGCGATCGCCCGCGGGTTGTGCGACGCGGGCAGCACGGTGATCGTCTCCAGCCGCAAGCTGGCGGCCTGCGAGCAGGCGGTGACGTCGCTCGGCGACTGCGGGCCGGGCAGTGCCCATCCGCTGGAACTACACGTCGGCAGATGGGACTCCATAGAGCCCGCCGTCGACCGCGTCATCGCCGAGTTCGGACGCCTCGACGTCGTGGTCAACAATGCCGGCATCGCGCCGCTCGCGGAGAATCTCGCGTCGGTCACCGAGGGATTATGGGACAAGACCATCGAGGTCAATCTGAAGGGCCCGTTCCGCCTGATGGCGGTCGCGGGTGCGCGGATGGCCGCCGCAGGCGGTGGATCGATCATCAACATCTCCAGCATCGGCGCAGTCCGCCCGAGCCCGCCCGAGGCGATGTACGCGGCAGCCAAGAACGGGCTCAACGCGTTGACCATGGCCTTCGCCCAGGAATACGCGCCGACAGTGCGGGTGAACTGTGTCATGCCTGGTGGATTCGCAACGGATATGTCCGAGCACTGGGACGACGAGTTCGTCGGCAAGATCGTCCGTCGCCTGCCCGCGGGAAGGCTTGGCAGGCCCGACGAGATCGCAGGACTTGTCGCGCACCTGGCGAGTGACGCCGCCGGGTACACAACGGGCGCGATCATCCCCGTCGACGGCGGCCGGACCGCGGTGTATTGA
- a CDS encoding NAD(P)-dependent alcohol dehydrogenase, whose translation MLAVQLTAWGAEPVLRDIPVPLPRGEELLLQVTAAGLCRSDLHVMDAPAGSFDYPLPLTLGHEVAGTVVAVGPDADSTWLDEAVVVHGVWGCGSCRNCARGRENYCLRLRPSPDGRLAPIGNGLGHHGGLAQAMIVPSSRFVVPAGGVSPVACAPLADAGLTAYHAVHEHLDLIDESAICLVIGIGGLGHLAIQILRDLGAGRIVAVDNRADALDMAQRLGADATLADIGAALATLEDGADLILDFVGSPETAASAAAALAPGGRLALVGSAGGRLEVGKNVGLAAGWRVTAPFWGPRSDLMAVVDLARRGALHVTAATYPLTDAIEVYRRLRAGDITGRAVLIPPLLTG comes from the coding sequence ATGCTGGCCGTCCAACTGACCGCATGGGGCGCCGAGCCGGTGCTGCGGGACATCCCCGTTCCCCTGCCACGCGGCGAGGAGCTCCTGTTGCAGGTCACTGCCGCGGGACTGTGCCGATCCGATCTGCACGTCATGGATGCCCCGGCCGGGAGCTTCGACTACCCGCTGCCGCTCACGCTCGGCCACGAGGTCGCAGGGACCGTCGTCGCCGTCGGTCCCGACGCGGACAGCACCTGGCTCGACGAAGCGGTCGTGGTGCACGGCGTGTGGGGATGCGGCTCCTGCCGTAACTGTGCCCGCGGTCGCGAGAACTACTGCCTGCGGCTGCGGCCGAGCCCTGACGGACGGTTGGCGCCGATCGGCAACGGCCTCGGACACCACGGCGGCCTGGCCCAAGCGATGATCGTTCCCTCGTCCCGGTTCGTAGTCCCAGCCGGTGGCGTGAGCCCCGTTGCGTGTGCTCCGCTCGCCGACGCGGGTTTGACCGCTTACCACGCCGTGCACGAGCACCTCGACCTGATCGATGAAAGCGCGATCTGCCTGGTGATCGGCATCGGCGGCCTCGGCCATCTCGCGATACAGATACTGCGTGATCTGGGTGCCGGCCGAATTGTAGCCGTCGACAATCGCGCGGACGCCCTGGACATGGCACAGCGGCTCGGCGCCGACGCGACACTCGCGGACATCGGCGCCGCACTCGCGACCCTGGAGGACGGCGCCGATCTGATCCTCGATTTCGTCGGTTCACCCGAGACCGCCGCATCGGCGGCAGCCGCTCTCGCACCAGGCGGCCGGTTGGCGCTGGTGGGGAGCGCGGGCGGCCGCCTCGAAGTCGGCAAGAACGTCGGTCTCGCCGCCGGCTGGCGTGTCACGGCGCCGTTCTGGGGGCCGCGCTCCGATTTGATGGCGGTGGTCGACCTGGCGCGGCGTGGCGCGCTGCACGTCACGGCGGCGACGTACCCGCTCACCGACGCGATCGAGGTTTACCGCCGACTTCGGGCCGGGGACATCACGGGTCGTGCGGTGCTGATTCCCCCGCTGTTGACCGGCTGA
- a CDS encoding nuclear transport factor 2 family protein translates to MRYVIEGYYATVDSGRLRDAVAMLAEDVEFAMILPTGVNRGRGRSAMFEYLSGRPEVNRKHRLLRVAADGDVQFAHGAVIEHDAVTTGYFVGVMHIGADGRVDRYQVSFSADFALLPTPSTSKGARR, encoded by the coding sequence ATGAGGTACGTGATCGAGGGCTACTACGCGACGGTCGACAGTGGCCGGCTGCGAGACGCGGTGGCGATGTTGGCGGAGGATGTCGAATTCGCGATGATCCTGCCCACCGGCGTCAACCGCGGCCGTGGTCGCTCGGCCATGTTCGAATATCTGAGCGGCAGGCCTGAGGTGAACCGCAAACACCGGCTGCTGCGGGTGGCCGCCGACGGTGATGTGCAGTTCGCGCACGGCGCGGTCATTGAGCACGACGCCGTCACCACCGGATACTTCGTCGGCGTGATGCACATCGGCGCCGACGGTCGAGTCGATCGCTACCAGGTCTCGTTCAGCGCGGACTTCGCGCTGCTGCCGACACCGTCCACGAGCAAAGGGGCCCGGCGATGA
- a CDS encoding Zn-ribbon domain-containing OB-fold protein — protein MGELATPVLEGSKCTVCGTVGYPASTVCARCAKPTAIPLALSGEGVVWAYTVQRFPPKSPPYAVPAEGFSPFAVGYVELPEGIKVEAVLDCADFADLYRAPVRLVAVAPVPRFTTTSSTLRSEAR, from the coding sequence ATGGGTGAGCTAGCGACTCCAGTACTGGAAGGGAGCAAATGCACAGTGTGCGGCACGGTCGGCTATCCGGCGAGTACGGTATGCGCCCGCTGTGCCAAGCCGACGGCCATCCCGCTGGCGCTGAGCGGCGAGGGTGTGGTCTGGGCCTACACCGTGCAGCGGTTCCCGCCGAAATCGCCACCGTATGCCGTTCCCGCCGAAGGCTTTTCGCCATTCGCGGTCGGATACGTCGAACTTCCCGAGGGGATCAAGGTCGAAGCGGTACTCGACTGCGCGGACTTCGCCGATCTGTACCGGGCGCCGGTGCGACTCGTCGCGGTGGCACCGGTGCCCCGATTCACCACCACATCATCCACTCTGCGGAGCGAGGCCCGGTGA
- a CDS encoding phosphotransferase family protein translates to MSTTVEERVRDRLRADRDVAVTTFEPLSGGHSGLTYRVAATDGSYVVKAVPEGRKPIGRHDMLRQARVMQALAGTSVPVPRIVAVDDHEPAWFAMEFVVGESLEPVLDDPAVEPGLAAARMRCAAAVLPRLHAVDPATVPGVETPLTPADELARWARTLGAVPADLVAGGERLLDLLGRQIPEPVRPALVHGDYRLGNIISDGIEPVALIDWEIWSAGDPRVELGWFLVFADGSNFPGVGREVPGLPGAPELVDLYRNGGPALTELSWFDALGRLKMAAIMGHNLRRHREGRHYDPDQEKLPATINRLIETGTALLAG, encoded by the coding sequence ATGAGCACGACGGTGGAAGAACGCGTCCGGGACCGGTTGCGCGCCGACCGCGATGTCGCGGTCACGACGTTCGAGCCATTGTCCGGCGGCCACTCTGGGCTGACCTATCGGGTTGCCGCGACCGACGGATCGTATGTGGTCAAGGCGGTGCCCGAGGGGCGTAAACCGATCGGCCGTCACGACATGCTGCGCCAAGCCCGCGTCATGCAGGCGCTGGCCGGGACCTCGGTCCCGGTACCGCGCATCGTCGCGGTCGATGATCACGAACCGGCTTGGTTCGCTATGGAATTCGTGGTCGGCGAGTCGCTGGAACCGGTGCTGGACGATCCTGCCGTCGAGCCCGGGCTGGCAGCGGCCCGGATGCGATGCGCCGCCGCGGTGCTGCCCCGACTGCACGCCGTCGACCCGGCCACCGTCCCCGGCGTCGAGACACCTCTCACCCCGGCCGACGAACTAGCCCGCTGGGCGCGCACGCTGGGCGCCGTTCCCGCCGACTTGGTCGCAGGCGGCGAACGGCTGCTCGACCTGCTCGGACGACAAATCCCCGAACCGGTGAGACCGGCGCTGGTGCACGGTGACTACCGGCTCGGCAACATCATCTCCGACGGCATCGAACCGGTCGCGCTGATCGACTGGGAGATCTGGAGCGCGGGCGATCCGCGGGTCGAGCTGGGGTGGTTCCTCGTCTTCGCCGACGGCAGCAACTTTCCCGGTGTCGGCCGCGAAGTCCCAGGGTTGCCCGGTGCACCGGAACTGGTGGACCTGTACCGCAACGGCGGGCCCGCACTGACAGAGCTGTCCTGGTTCGACGCGCTGGGCCGACTCAAGATGGCCGCGATCATGGGCCACAACCTGCGGCGGCACCGGGAAGGCAGGCACTACGACCCGGACCAGGAGAAGCTGCCCGCCACCATCAACCGCCTCATCGAGACCGGAACCGCGCTACTCGCCGGTTAA
- a CDS encoding acyl-CoA dehydrogenase family protein has product MPSTSVATAEVPWPRSEPAALSPDPEQTALRDSLRALLEKHSGMAQVRAAASSDRGYSPKLWQLLVDDMSVAGLAIPEERGGLGYSTAELAIVLEECGRALVCEPVFSSAVLGAQALLLADPADDPLPDVFAGRSLATVSALDSDTDDLRAQRSTGGWSVDGTVTHLTGGGTADVIVASAHSPDGRRLFALRPGVDAVRTERQVLDPTRRQADVTVRRCPAVVLTEPDTTEAVTSRLRDLATLALACENTGIVDRLLELTVEYTRTRHQFGRPIASFQAVKHRLADLLVLLERARSASRYAAAVYAGDPDSARLAVAVAGAVCTEAAVQAAAEAVQLHGGVGFTWEHPAHSYFRRALGNEAAQGDARMHRARIATLIGL; this is encoded by the coding sequence ATGCCCTCGACATCAGTCGCCACCGCCGAAGTTCCCTGGCCTCGTTCGGAACCGGCCGCGTTGTCACCCGACCCTGAGCAGACGGCCCTGCGTGACTCACTCCGGGCCCTGCTGGAGAAACACAGCGGCATGGCACAGGTGCGCGCAGCGGCCTCGTCCGATCGCGGCTACTCGCCGAAGCTGTGGCAGCTACTCGTCGACGACATGTCGGTGGCCGGCCTCGCGATCCCCGAGGAACGCGGCGGCCTCGGCTACAGCACGGCAGAGCTCGCGATCGTCCTCGAAGAATGCGGGCGGGCGCTGGTATGCGAGCCCGTATTCAGCTCGGCAGTCCTCGGCGCGCAGGCGCTGCTGCTGGCCGACCCCGCCGACGACCCACTTCCGGACGTGTTCGCAGGACGCTCCTTGGCGACGGTCAGCGCACTCGATTCCGACACCGACGATCTGCGGGCGCAACGCTCCACGGGGGGATGGTCGGTCGACGGCACGGTCACCCACCTGACGGGCGGCGGTACCGCCGACGTGATCGTGGCATCCGCGCACAGCCCCGATGGACGCCGGTTGTTCGCCCTGCGACCCGGCGTGGACGCGGTGCGAACAGAACGACAAGTGCTCGATCCGACCCGGAGACAAGCGGATGTGACGGTGCGCCGCTGTCCGGCCGTCGTTCTCACGGAGCCGGATACGACCGAGGCGGTCACATCGCGGCTGCGTGACCTGGCGACGCTGGCCCTGGCCTGCGAGAACACCGGCATCGTTGATCGACTGCTCGAGCTGACGGTGGAGTACACCCGAACTCGTCACCAATTCGGTCGTCCCATCGCGTCCTTTCAGGCCGTGAAGCACCGGTTGGCCGATCTACTCGTCCTGCTCGAACGTGCCCGATCGGCATCCCGGTACGCCGCCGCCGTCTACGCCGGGGATCCCGATTCGGCACGCTTGGCCGTCGCGGTGGCGGGCGCCGTGTGCACCGAAGCGGCCGTGCAGGCCGCGGCGGAGGCTGTCCAGTTACACGGCGGTGTCGGCTTCACCTGGGAGCACCCTGCCCACTCCTACTTTCGCAGGGCGCTGGGAAACGAAGCGGCACAGGGCGATGCACGTATGCACCGTGCCAGGATCGCCACCTTGATCGGCCTATGA
- a CDS encoding SDR family NAD(P)-dependent oxidoreductase: MTGSDTEILSRLFGLGGQVAVVTGASSGLGLGFATVLAGAGATVYAAARRLDRLEALADDEPRIVPVRCDVTRDEDRRALVDRCYKQSGRLDILVNNAGKPGPPNAEEETADGFASILEVNLLAGFHLATYAAARLPDRERASYINISSVIGLVSTAPIGGASYAASKAGTLGLTRELAGQWGRRGIRVNAVVPGWFDTEMTDGLFSNEKSAGWVRRNTMLGRGGVTGEIDGAVLFLASDASSYMTGQTLVVDGGWTAR, translated from the coding sequence ATGACTGGATCGGATACCGAAATACTGAGCAGGCTGTTCGGGCTGGGCGGACAGGTCGCCGTCGTCACAGGCGCGTCGTCGGGCCTCGGGCTCGGCTTCGCCACCGTGCTCGCCGGCGCGGGCGCCACGGTCTACGCGGCGGCGCGCAGGCTGGACCGGTTGGAGGCGCTGGCCGACGACGAGCCGCGGATCGTTCCGGTGCGCTGCGACGTGACCAGGGACGAGGACCGGCGGGCGCTGGTCGATCGGTGTTACAAACAGTCCGGCCGCCTGGACATCCTCGTGAACAATGCGGGTAAGCCCGGACCGCCGAACGCCGAAGAAGAAACGGCCGACGGGTTCGCCTCCATTCTCGAGGTGAACCTGCTCGCCGGCTTCCACCTCGCCACCTATGCGGCGGCCCGGCTGCCGGACAGGGAACGGGCGTCCTATATCAATATCTCGTCCGTCATCGGCCTGGTATCGACAGCGCCGATCGGCGGCGCGAGCTACGCCGCGTCCAAGGCGGGAACGCTCGGCCTCACCCGAGAACTCGCCGGGCAGTGGGGTCGGCGGGGAATCCGCGTGAACGCCGTCGTACCGGGCTGGTTCGATACCGAGATGACCGACGGCCTGTTCAGCAACGAGAAGTCGGCCGGGTGGGTGCGCCGTAACACCATGCTCGGTCGCGGCGGCGTGACCGGTGAAATCGACGGCGCTGTGCTGTTCCTTGCCTCGGACGCATCGTCGTACATGACCGGGCAGACGCTCGTCGTCGACGGTGGCTGGACCGCGCGCTGA
- a CDS encoding acyl-CoA dehydrogenase family protein produces MDFSYSARTEDLLDKLEYFMDSYVYPAERTYDEQVAANDNPHEQPRIMRELQAEARAMGLWNLFMTHDDLGAGLTNLEYAPLAEVVGRSVIGNEAINCSAPDTGNMEILAMYGTEQQKRQWLKPLLDCGIRSAFAMTEPAVASSDATNITSTIRRDGDEYVLNGRKWYISGILDPDCKLIIFMGKSDPEAETYRQQSMILVPTDAPGIEVLRDLPMFGFRDRLGHGEVQFTDVRVPADNMLGAEGDGFAIAQGRLGPGRMHYAMRAIGMAERALELMCRRSLERTAFGGPLADRGVVREWIARSRIEIDQIRLSVLQASWLMDTKGNAAARSEVAAIKVAAMEVAHTVVDRAVQTFGAAGVSDDTVLARMHAITRALQIADGPNEVHLRTIARLEVKKYR; encoded by the coding sequence GTGGATTTCTCCTACTCCGCCCGCACAGAGGACCTGCTCGACAAGCTCGAATACTTCATGGACAGCTACGTCTACCCCGCCGAACGGACATACGACGAGCAGGTCGCCGCCAATGACAATCCCCATGAGCAGCCGCGGATCATGCGGGAACTGCAGGCTGAGGCCAGGGCGATGGGGCTGTGGAATCTGTTCATGACCCATGACGACCTCGGCGCCGGACTCACCAACCTCGAGTACGCACCACTGGCCGAAGTGGTCGGCCGGTCCGTCATCGGCAACGAGGCGATCAACTGTTCGGCCCCCGACACCGGCAATATGGAGATCCTCGCCATGTACGGGACCGAACAACAGAAGCGGCAATGGCTGAAACCGTTGCTGGACTGCGGTATTCGCTCCGCCTTCGCGATGACCGAACCCGCGGTCGCCAGCTCCGACGCCACCAACATCACCTCCACCATCCGCCGTGACGGCGACGAATACGTTCTCAACGGCCGCAAGTGGTACATCTCCGGCATACTCGACCCGGATTGCAAGCTCATCATCTTCATGGGCAAGTCCGATCCCGAGGCCGAGACCTATCGCCAGCAGAGCATGATCCTGGTACCCACCGACGCGCCCGGTATCGAAGTGCTGCGCGACCTGCCGATGTTCGGCTTCCGTGACCGCCTCGGCCACGGCGAGGTCCAGTTCACCGATGTCCGGGTGCCCGCCGACAACATGCTCGGCGCCGAGGGCGACGGCTTCGCCATCGCGCAGGGCAGGCTGGGGCCGGGCCGAATGCACTACGCGATGCGCGCCATCGGCATGGCCGAACGCGCCTTGGAGCTGATGTGCCGCCGATCGCTGGAACGCACCGCGTTCGGCGGTCCGCTCGCCGATCGCGGCGTGGTCCGCGAATGGATCGCGCGCAGCCGCATAGAGATCGACCAGATCCGCCTGTCGGTCCTGCAAGCGTCCTGGCTGATGGACACCAAGGGCAATGCCGCGGCACGTTCAGAGGTGGCGGCCATCAAGGTGGCGGCCATGGAGGTGGCACACACGGTGGTGGATCGGGCCGTACAGACCTTCGGCGCCGCTGGCGTGAGCGACGACACCGTGCTGGCGCGCATGCATGCCATCACCCGGGCGTTGCAGATCGCCGACGGCCCCAACGAAGTACACCTGCGCACCATCGCACGTCTCGAGGTGAAGAAGTACCGATGA
- a CDS encoding acyl-CoA dehydrogenase family protein, translating to MSIRGDTVTAHTLPDLARFTGEARAWLRGVAAPRTASAWGQGPDSVAVFENWTAEEEHVHTDRIRAYERSKFDAGWGALNWPTNYGGRELPLSYVLAFRRAEDEFDVPRRTEMFSVTQQLVAPTIEQWGTGEQKARYVRAMLRTDIIACQLFSETEAGSDLAAVRTRAIQNADGTWTIDGHKVWTSGARVADIGVAVCRTDPSAAKHAGLTVFLVPMDAPGVTIRPIRQMTGGSSFNEVYLDGVQVDDDHRLGPAGKGWPVALTVLAAERLDGANLGLANADHAVALARHLGRGLTDLERDRVADLVTRSYLQRVAAMRVAAAMLAGQDPGPEASIGKLLATDTMARTSEVARLLLGRDLTTDSGRWGTFAWTEHVLGAPGYRIAGGTDEIQHNIIAERVLGLPKEPR from the coding sequence ATGTCCATTCGAGGTGACACAGTGACCGCACACACTCTTCCCGACCTCGCCCGGTTCACCGGCGAGGCCCGCGCATGGCTGCGTGGCGTCGCCGCGCCACGCACCGCGTCCGCATGGGGCCAGGGACCGGATTCGGTCGCCGTCTTCGAGAACTGGACCGCCGAGGAAGAACACGTCCACACCGACCGGATCCGTGCGTACGAACGGTCCAAGTTCGATGCCGGGTGGGGAGCCTTGAACTGGCCGACGAACTACGGCGGCCGCGAGCTGCCCCTGTCGTACGTCCTCGCCTTCCGGCGGGCAGAAGACGAATTCGACGTGCCGCGGCGTACCGAGATGTTCTCGGTGACACAGCAATTGGTCGCTCCCACCATCGAGCAGTGGGGCACCGGCGAGCAGAAGGCACGCTATGTCCGCGCCATGCTGCGGACCGATATCATCGCCTGCCAGCTCTTCTCCGAAACCGAGGCCGGATCCGATCTGGCGGCGGTTCGCACTCGCGCGATCCAGAACGCCGACGGAACCTGGACGATCGACGGTCACAAAGTGTGGACCTCGGGCGCACGAGTCGCCGATATCGGTGTCGCGGTATGCCGCACCGATCCGTCCGCGGCCAAACACGCGGGCCTGACCGTATTCCTGGTTCCGATGGACGCACCAGGGGTCACGATCCGCCCGATCCGGCAGATGACCGGTGGGAGTTCGTTCAACGAGGTGTATCTGGACGGTGTCCAGGTCGACGACGACCACCGCCTCGGACCGGCCGGCAAGGGCTGGCCGGTCGCGCTCACCGTGCTGGCCGCCGAACGCCTCGACGGCGCCAACCTCGGCCTGGCGAACGCCGATCATGCAGTCGCCCTGGCGCGGCATCTGGGACGTGGCCTGACCGATCTCGAGCGAGACCGGGTCGCCGATCTGGTCACCCGCAGCTATCTGCAACGGGTCGCCGCCATGCGGGTCGCCGCGGCCATGCTCGCTGGCCAGGACCCTGGGCCCGAGGCGTCGATCGGGAAACTGCTGGCCACCGACACCATGGCCCGGACTTCGGAGGTGGCGCGGCTGCTGCTCGGACGCGACCTGACCACGGACTCCGGTAGGTGGGGCACCTTCGCGTGGACCGAGCACGTCCTCGGGGCGCCCGGCTATCGGATCGCCGGCGGCACCGACGAGATCCAGCACAACATCATCGCCGAGCGAGTGCTCGGCCTGCCCAAGGAGCCGCGCTGA
- a CDS encoding enoyl-CoA hydratase/isomerase family protein, with amino-acid sequence MVDTDHIVLEKDGDVARVWLNRPHKKNAVTVELLHRLDEIIVEVDNDPNLKVLVLRGRANTFCSGFDLDELRDNYVGKTNAMDVAVLSAKVCDRLYSMNTPSVAVLEGYVTAGGFELMISCDFAVAADDAKIGDFHIRRALFGGAGPIYRLPRMIGIRKTKELMLTGKLLSGKEAVEFDLINASAPADELDRLVADFIAPIVDKSPFAMKLTKMTIDRGLDADIQSLMVMEHLAVGNALQSEDAREGVNAFLEKREPKWVGR; translated from the coding sequence ATGGTTGACACCGACCACATCGTGCTCGAGAAGGACGGCGATGTCGCCCGCGTGTGGCTCAATCGCCCACACAAGAAGAACGCCGTCACCGTGGAACTGCTGCACCGGCTCGACGAGATCATCGTGGAGGTCGACAACGACCCCAATCTGAAGGTCCTCGTCCTGCGCGGCCGCGCGAACACCTTCTGCTCGGGCTTCGACCTCGACGAATTGCGCGACAACTACGTCGGCAAGACCAATGCGATGGACGTCGCGGTGCTCTCGGCCAAAGTGTGCGATCGCCTGTACTCGATGAACACCCCCTCGGTGGCGGTGTTGGAGGGATATGTCACCGCGGGCGGGTTCGAGCTGATGATCTCCTGCGATTTCGCGGTCGCCGCCGACGACGCGAAGATCGGCGACTTCCACATCCGGCGAGCACTGTTCGGTGGCGCGGGCCCGATCTATCGCTTGCCCCGGATGATCGGCATTCGCAAGACCAAGGAACTGATGCTGACCGGAAAGCTGCTGTCCGGCAAGGAAGCCGTCGAATTCGATCTCATCAACGCCTCGGCCCCGGCGGACGAGCTCGACCGGCTGGTGGCCGATTTCATCGCTCCGATCGTCGACAAGAGCCCGTTCGCGATGAAGCTCACCAAGATGACCATCGACCGCGGCCTGGACGCCGATATCCAGTCGCTCATGGTGATGGAGCACCTGGCCGTCGGCAACGCTCTCCAGTCCGAGGACGCGCGCGAGGGTGTGAACGCCTTCCTGGAGAAGCGCGAACCCAAGTGGGTCGGTCGCTGA
- a CDS encoding thiolase family protein — protein MTQPVSIIGSGLSRFGRQPGVTGRQMAVTAIDTALDDAGLTWPDIEVAFGGSDGSGLADTLVAELGFTGIPFTNVRNGCATGGSALFSAVNAVRSGVAEIALAVGFDKHPRGAFDPRPADWGLPEGYGAAGLMVTTQFFGAKIGRYLREHGISSATLAKVAEKAYRNGSRNPNAWRQEPISAEQIAAAEMVNDPLTKYMFCSPGEGGAAVIVAGASVVRRLGGRPVHLRAISHRTRRFGSFEVFSPAIQGTGEPTSVSADAAAAAFEQAGIGPGDIDVAQLQDTESGAEVMHMAECGFCAHGEQEAMIAAGATEIGGRLPVNTDGGCIANGEPIGASGLRQVHEIVTQLRGEAGARQVPGAPKVGFTHVYGAPGISACTVLSV, from the coding sequence GTGACACAGCCAGTTTCGATCATCGGTAGCGGACTGTCCCGGTTCGGCAGACAACCCGGCGTCACCGGTCGGCAGATGGCGGTGACCGCGATCGACACCGCGCTCGATGACGCGGGTCTGACATGGCCGGATATCGAGGTCGCCTTCGGCGGCAGCGACGGCTCGGGGCTTGCCGACACCCTCGTCGCCGAACTGGGTTTCACCGGAATACCGTTCACCAACGTCAGAAACGGCTGCGCCACCGGTGGCAGCGCCCTGTTCTCGGCGGTCAACGCGGTGCGCTCCGGTGTCGCCGAAATAGCGCTGGCCGTCGGCTTCGACAAACACCCGCGCGGAGCGTTCGACCCCAGGCCGGCCGACTGGGGTCTGCCTGAGGGATACGGCGCGGCCGGGCTGATGGTCACCACTCAATTCTTCGGCGCCAAGATCGGCCGCTACCTGCGCGAACACGGGATCTCCTCCGCCACCCTGGCAAAGGTCGCCGAGAAGGCCTACCGCAACGGCAGCCGCAACCCCAACGCCTGGCGACAAGAGCCGATCTCGGCGGAACAGATCGCCGCCGCGGAAATGGTGAACGATCCGCTGACCAAGTACATGTTCTGTTCCCCGGGTGAAGGGGGCGCGGCGGTGATCGTCGCCGGTGCGTCGGTGGTGCGACGACTCGGCGGGCGACCGGTTCACTTGCGCGCGATCAGTCATCGCACGCGCCGGTTCGGCTCCTTCGAGGTCTTCAGTCCCGCGATCCAGGGTACGGGCGAGCCGACCAGCGTGAGCGCCGACGCGGCCGCAGCGGCGTTCGAACAGGCCGGGATCGGACCGGGCGACATCGATGTCGCCCAGCTACAGGACACCGAGAGTGGTGCGGAGGTCATGCATATGGCCGAGTGCGGCTTCTGCGCGCATGGCGAGCAGGAGGCGATGATCGCCGCGGGTGCCACCGAAATCGGCGGCCGGCTACCGGTCAACACCGACGGCGGCTGCATCGCCAACGGCGAGCCCATCGGCGCCTCGGGGCTGCGTCAGGTGCACGAGATAGTCACTCAGTTACGTGGTGAAGCGGGTGCGCGGCAGGTGCCCGGGGCTCCGAAGGTCGGGTTCACCCATGTATACGGGGCGCCCGGTATCAGTGCCTGCACCGTCCTTTCGGTATGA
- a CDS encoding GNAT family N-acetyltransferase, which translates to MVRVLSDAFAHDDPIEDFVFPDERSRHRRAPRMLRMLIEHRFLPAGGAEVAIVDDELAGVLLWYPAGYRTNAWRELVLGVRLLFAMGTATRRGIAVDTALEQAAPAEPHLCCVYLGCDPGLQRSGVGRALFGSFVEKSDAQSVPLYGLCKAANVDYYRAFGVEPVAETVLGRNGPVMNVVARQPLRCADP; encoded by the coding sequence ATGGTGCGTGTGCTCAGTGACGCCTTCGCCCATGACGATCCGATCGAGGACTTCGTCTTCCCGGATGAGAGATCGCGTCATCGTCGTGCTCCGCGGATGTTGCGAATGTTGATCGAGCACCGTTTCCTGCCTGCGGGCGGTGCTGAGGTGGCCATCGTCGACGACGAGTTGGCCGGTGTGTTGCTGTGGTATCCGGCCGGATACCGGACAAATGCCTGGCGCGAGCTCGTCCTGGGTGTGCGGCTGCTGTTCGCTATGGGGACCGCGACGCGACGCGGGATTGCCGTGGACACCGCCCTCGAGCAGGCGGCACCCGCGGAACCTCATTTGTGCTGTGTCTATCTGGGCTGCGACCCCGGGCTGCAGCGCAGCGGTGTCGGGCGCGCGTTGTTCGGATCGTTCGTGGAAAAGTCCGACGCGCAATCGGTTCCGTTGTATGGACTGTGTAAGGCCGCGAATGTCGACTACTACCGTGCCTTCGGCGTCGAGCCGGTGGCCGAGACGGTCTTGGGCCGCAATGGTCCCGTGATGAACGTGGTGGCTCGTCAGCCACTGCGCTGTGCCGACCCGTAG